In one window of Arachis ipaensis cultivar K30076 chromosome B06, Araip1.1, whole genome shotgun sequence DNA:
- the LOC107645352 gene encoding uncharacterized protein At1g76660 isoform X2: MQRKRWGGCWGAFSCFGSQKGGKRIVPASRIPESNVSATQPNGPQVVGLPNQATGLAPSLLAPPSSPASFTHSALPSTAQSPSCFLSLSANSPGGPSSTMFATGPYAHETQLVSPPVFSNFTTEPSTAPLTPPPELAHLTTPSSPDVPFAHFLSSAVDLKNGAKSNYVTANDLQATYSFYPGSPASSLKSPISRNSGECLSSSFPEREFRPQWDPSLSPENGKYQRTASGRLSGHDTNGVTMASQDTNFFCPATYAQFYLDQNPPFPHTGGRLSVSKDSDVQSTGGNGHQSRHARSPKQDVEEIEAYRASFGFSADEIITTTQYVEISDVTEDSFTMMPFTTGKSTMEESIEHALMKEGIKAQETQVPFQSLKSLRLDASPDIKEARNQITVCQGYKDQISHEHCNSSSGLSTPDNHVVMDDEDIFSKLGSSRISRKYQMGLSCSDAEVDYRRGGSLRERKGKM; this comes from the exons ATGCAG CGAAAGAGATGGGGTGGATGTTGGggtgcattttcatgttttggttCACAGAAAGGCGGCAAGCGCATTGTACCTGCATCTCGCATTCCGGAGAGTAATGTATCAGCCACTCAACCCAATGGCCCTCAAGTTGTGGGGTTGCCCAATCAAGCCACGGGACTCGCTCCTTCTCTTTTAGCTCCGCCTTCATCACCAGCATCGTTCACACATTCTGCCCTTCCTTCAACTGCACAGTCACCTAGTTGTTTCTTGTCATTATCTGCTAATTCACCTGGTGGTCCTTCATCCACAATGTTTGCTACTGGACCATATGCTCATGAAACACAACTGGTTTCTCCTccagtcttctctaatttcactACTGAGCCATCTACTGCTCCTCTGACTCCGCCACCGGAGTTGGCTCACTTGACAACTCCCTCTTCCCCGGATGTTCCTTTTGCTCATTTTCTATCGTCTGCAGTGGATCTAAAAAATGGTGCTAAAAGTAACTATGTCACAGCAAATGATCTTCAAGCTACTTATTCATTCTACCCTGGAAGTCCTGCCAGTAGCCTTAAATCTCCAATCTCAAGGAACTCTGGTGAGTGTTTATCATCATCTTTTCCTGAACGTGAGTTCCGCCCGCAGTGGGATCCATCACTATCTCCTGAGAATGGAAAATATCAAAGGACTGCATCTGGGAGGTTGTCTGGCCATGACACTAATGGTGTCACAATGGCATCCCAAGATACAAATTTCTTTTGCCCTGCTACCTATGCACAATTCTATTTAGACCAAAATCCTCCATTTCCTCATACTGGTGGGAGGTTAAGTGTTTCCAAAGATTCAGATGTTCAATCTACTGGTGGGAATGGACATCAAAGTAGGCATGCTAGAAGTCCTAAGCAAGATGTGGAAGAAATAGAAGCTTACAGAGCATCCTTTGGTTTCAGTGCAGATGAGATCATTACTACCACTCAGTATGTGGAGATTTCTGATGTAACAGAGGACTCATTTACCATGATGCCTTTCACCACCGGTAAGTCAACAATGGAAGAAAGCATAGAACATGCATTGATGAAAGAAGGAATCAAAGCTCAAGAGACACAAGTGCCATTTCAGAGTCTGAAAAGCCTTAGGTTAGATGCAAGTCCTGATATCAAGGAAGCACGTAATCAGATCACAGTATGTCAAGGATACAAAG ATCAAATATCGCACGAGCATTGTAACAGCAGCTCTGGGTTAAGTACACCGGATAACCATGTTGTCATGGATGACGAGGACATATTCTCGAAATTGGGATCATCCAGAATTTCCAGGAAATATCAGATGGGGTTATCATGCTCTGATGCAGAGGTTGACTATAGGAGGGGAGGAAGCTTAcgagaaagaaagggaaaaatGTGA
- the LOC107645352 gene encoding uncharacterized protein At1g76660 isoform X1 — protein MGSEQNRFPQHERRKRWGGCWGAFSCFGSQKGGKRIVPASRIPESNVSATQPNGPQVVGLPNQATGLAPSLLAPPSSPASFTHSALPSTAQSPSCFLSLSANSPGGPSSTMFATGPYAHETQLVSPPVFSNFTTEPSTAPLTPPPELAHLTTPSSPDVPFAHFLSSAVDLKNGAKSNYVTANDLQATYSFYPGSPASSLKSPISRNSGECLSSSFPEREFRPQWDPSLSPENGKYQRTASGRLSGHDTNGVTMASQDTNFFCPATYAQFYLDQNPPFPHTGGRLSVSKDSDVQSTGGNGHQSRHARSPKQDVEEIEAYRASFGFSADEIITTTQYVEISDVTEDSFTMMPFTTGKSTMEESIEHALMKEGIKAQETQVPFQSLKSLRLDASPDIKEARNQITVCQGYKDQISHEHCNSSSGLSTPDNHVVMDDEDIFSKLGSSRISRKYQMGLSCSDAEVDYRRGGSLRERKGKM, from the exons ATGGGGTCCGAGCAAAATCGATTTCCTCAGCATGAAAGG CGAAAGAGATGGGGTGGATGTTGGggtgcattttcatgttttggttCACAGAAAGGCGGCAAGCGCATTGTACCTGCATCTCGCATTCCGGAGAGTAATGTATCAGCCACTCAACCCAATGGCCCTCAAGTTGTGGGGTTGCCCAATCAAGCCACGGGACTCGCTCCTTCTCTTTTAGCTCCGCCTTCATCACCAGCATCGTTCACACATTCTGCCCTTCCTTCAACTGCACAGTCACCTAGTTGTTTCTTGTCATTATCTGCTAATTCACCTGGTGGTCCTTCATCCACAATGTTTGCTACTGGACCATATGCTCATGAAACACAACTGGTTTCTCCTccagtcttctctaatttcactACTGAGCCATCTACTGCTCCTCTGACTCCGCCACCGGAGTTGGCTCACTTGACAACTCCCTCTTCCCCGGATGTTCCTTTTGCTCATTTTCTATCGTCTGCAGTGGATCTAAAAAATGGTGCTAAAAGTAACTATGTCACAGCAAATGATCTTCAAGCTACTTATTCATTCTACCCTGGAAGTCCTGCCAGTAGCCTTAAATCTCCAATCTCAAGGAACTCTGGTGAGTGTTTATCATCATCTTTTCCTGAACGTGAGTTCCGCCCGCAGTGGGATCCATCACTATCTCCTGAGAATGGAAAATATCAAAGGACTGCATCTGGGAGGTTGTCTGGCCATGACACTAATGGTGTCACAATGGCATCCCAAGATACAAATTTCTTTTGCCCTGCTACCTATGCACAATTCTATTTAGACCAAAATCCTCCATTTCCTCATACTGGTGGGAGGTTAAGTGTTTCCAAAGATTCAGATGTTCAATCTACTGGTGGGAATGGACATCAAAGTAGGCATGCTAGAAGTCCTAAGCAAGATGTGGAAGAAATAGAAGCTTACAGAGCATCCTTTGGTTTCAGTGCAGATGAGATCATTACTACCACTCAGTATGTGGAGATTTCTGATGTAACAGAGGACTCATTTACCATGATGCCTTTCACCACCGGTAAGTCAACAATGGAAGAAAGCATAGAACATGCATTGATGAAAGAAGGAATCAAAGCTCAAGAGACACAAGTGCCATTTCAGAGTCTGAAAAGCCTTAGGTTAGATGCAAGTCCTGATATCAAGGAAGCACGTAATCAGATCACAGTATGTCAAGGATACAAAG ATCAAATATCGCACGAGCATTGTAACAGCAGCTCTGGGTTAAGTACACCGGATAACCATGTTGTCATGGATGACGAGGACATATTCTCGAAATTGGGATCATCCAGAATTTCCAGGAAATATCAGATGGGGTTATCATGCTCTGATGCAGAGGTTGACTATAGGAGGGGAGGAAGCTTAcgagaaagaaagggaaaaatGTGA